Proteins encoded in a region of the Drosophila busckii strain San Diego stock center, stock number 13000-0081.31 chromosome 2L, ASM1175060v1, whole genome shotgun sequence genome:
- the LOC108600632 gene encoding protein Aatf, which translates to MLRKSKKQPQTVADKVNKLLAHPNESESDDGADSDVDVASSRAQVVDFEDEYDLPDARSTDFRKRNIKLLSEQSEKYKGKITSRKELELEDEEEQDDDDDEEDEEEIPYEESDSDEDEEAALEAFNKKMNKAEAKEDSEHDDDDNDDDDDDDDDDDDDSNMEGAEEGDEDSEESDSEDDAMDVSGIMTKTNQQAEVQKGMCVQNQLRIWERLLELRINTQKFTSKANQLPSPEALQTLSESNEELKAVLNEAQERSAKLVQQLLALQASLTQQFGELKQSVKRKQLPEGSKDSLCKRLSSTLRGNHQQMISYRNEVLLKWDDRTKLLTPGAGMKRKAMQEDFDVIKKIEGALANREVLIEKSQMLKSNQQALEQQEADAEQSSSQPKLKHVYDDSDFYHQQLRELIEYKASTTSNMSEITKQFVELQKLRQKMKKKVDTRASKGRKIRYVVHTKLINFMAPQESSDWTEDSKTELYKSLFV; encoded by the exons aaaaaacagCCACAAACCGTAGCAGACAAAGTTAATAAGCTTTTAGCACATCCCAATGAGAGTGAAAGTGATGATGGAGCCGATTCCGATGTGGATGTTGCGTCCAGCAGAGCGCAAGTGGTAGACTTTGAAGACGAATATGATTTGCCGGATGCGCGTAGCACAGACTTTCGTAAACGCAATATAAAGCTGCTGTCCGAGCAGAGCGAGAAATACAAAGGCAAAATTACCAGTCGCAAGGAATTGGAACTAGAGGATGAAGAGGAacaagatgatgatgatgatgaagaggACGAAGAAGAGATACCATATGAGGAGAGCGACAGCGATGAAGATGAGGAAGCAGCATTGGaggcatttaataaaaagatGAACAAGGCAGAAGCAAAGGAGGACAGCGAGCACGATGATGacgataatgatgatgatgatgatgacgatgacgatgacgacgatgacAGCAACATGGAAGGTGCAGAAGAGGGCGATGAAGACAGCGAAGAGTCTGACTCCGAAGATGACGCCATGGATGTCAGCGGTATaatgacaaaaacaaatcagCAGGCGGAGGTGCAAAAAGGAATGTGCGTGCAGAATCAACTGCGCATCTGGGAACGACTTCTAGAGCTGCGCATCAACACACAGAAGTTCACCAGCAAAGCGAATCAGCTGCCTTCGCCAGAAGCGCTACAAACGCTGAGCGAGAGCAATGAGGAGCTGAAAGCTGTGTTGAATGAAGCACAAGAGCGCAGTGCCAAGCtggtgcagcaactgctggcgctgcaggCGTCGCTGACGCAGCAGTTTGGCGAGCTGAAACAGTCCGTAAAGCGCAAACAGCTGCCAGAGGGCAGCAAGGACTCGCTCTGTAAACGTTTGTCGAGCACGCTGCGAGGCAATCATCAGCAGATGATCAGCTATCGCAACGAAGTGCTGCTCAAGTGGGACGATCGCACCAAGCTGCTAACACCGGGCGCAGGAATGAAGCGCAAGGCTATGCAGGAGGACTTTGATGTAATCAAAAAGATCGAAGGTGCTTTGGCTAATCGTGAGGTGTTGATTGAAAAGTCGCAAATGCTAAAAAGCAATCAACAGGCGCTCGAACAGCAGGAAGCAGATGCGGAGCAGTCCAGCAGTCAGCCTAAGCTAAAGCATGTTTATGATGACAGCGACTTTTATCATCAACAGCTGCGGGAGCTTATTGAGTACAAGGCTAGCACCACGTCCAACATGAGCGAGATCACCAAGCAGTTTGTGGAGCTGCAAAAGCTGCGGCAAAAGATGAAAAAGAAGGTGGACACCAGAGCCAGCAAGGGTAGAAAAATACG CTATGTGGTTCACACCAAGTTGATTAACTTTATGGCGCCGCAAGAGTCTAGCGATTGGACAGAGGATTCCAAAACAGAGCTTTACAAATCcttatttgtttaa